One part of the Equus asinus isolate D_3611 breed Donkey chromosome 30, EquAss-T2T_v2, whole genome shotgun sequence genome encodes these proteins:
- the SYT2 gene encoding synaptotagmin-2 isoform X1 — MRSIFKRNQEPIVAPATTTATMPVGPVDNSTESGGAGESKSDVFAQMKEKFFNEMNKIPLPPWALIAIAVVAGLLLLTCCFCICKKCCCKKKKNKKEKGKGMKNAMNMKDMRGGQPPQDDDDAETGLTEGEGEGEEEKEPENLGKLQFSLDYDFQANQLTVGVLQAAELPALDMGGTSDPYVKVFLLPDKKKKYETKVHRKTLNPAFNETFTFKVPYQELGGKTLVMAIYDFDRFSKHDIIGEVKVPMNTVDLGQPIEEWRDLQGGEKEEPEKLGDICTSLRYVPTAGKLTVCILEAKNLKKMDVGGLSDPYVKIHLMQNGKRLKKKKTTVKKKTLNPYFNESFSFEIPFEQIQKVQVVVTVLDYDKLGKNEAIGKIFVGSNATGTELRHWSDMLANPRRPIAQWHSLKPEEEVDALLGKNK; from the exons ATGAGGAGCATCTTCAAGAGGAACCAGGAGCCCATTGTGGCTCctgccaccaccaccgccacAATGCCAGTCGGGCCCGTGGACAACTCCACTGAGAGTGGGGGTGCTGGGGAGAGCAAGAGCGACGTGTTTGCCCAGATGAAGGAGAAGTTCTTCAATGAGATGAACAAGATCCCCT TACCGCCCTGGGCACTGATTGCCATCGCCGTGGTCGCTGGCCTCCTGCTCCTCACCTGCTGCTTCTGCATCTGCAAGAAGTGCTGctgcaagaagaagaagaacaagaaggagaaGGGCAAGGGCATGAAGAACGCCATGAACATGAAGGACATGCGAGGCGGCCAG CCCCCGCAGGACGATGATGACGCAGAGACGGGCCTGAcggagggagaaggggaaggagaggaggagaaggagccgGAGAACCTGGGCAAGCTGCAGTTCTCCCTGGACTACGACTTCCAGGCCAACCAG cTCACCGTCGGTGTCCTGCAGGCTGCGGAATTGCCCGCCCTGGACATGGGGGGCACCTCAGACCCTTACGTCAAAGTCTTCCTCCTTccagacaagaagaagaaatatgagaCCAAAGTCCACCGGAAAACCCTGAACCCTGCCTTCAATGAAACCTTCACCTTCAAG GTGCCgtaccaggagctggggggcaAAACCCTGGTGATGGCCATCTACGACTTTGACCGCTTCTCCAAACACGACATCATCGGGGAGGTGAAGGTGCCCATGAACACGGTGGACCTGGGCCAGCCCATCGAGGAGTGGAGGGACCTgcagggtggggagaaggaggag CCGGAGAAGCTGGGCGACATCTGCACCTCCCTGCGCTACGTGCCCACGGCCGGGAAGCTCACCGTCTGCATCCTGGAGGCCAAGAACCTCAAGAAGATGGACGTGGGCGGCCTTTCAG ACCCCTACGTGAAGATCCACCTGATGCAGAACGGCAAGAGGCTCAAGAAGAAGAAGACGACGGTGAAGAAGAAGACCCTGAACCCGTACTTCAATGAGTCCTTCAGCTTTGAGATCCCCTTTGAGCAGATCCAG AAGGTCCAGGTGGTGGTCACCGTGCTGGACTATGACAAGCTGGGCAAGAACGAAGCCATTGGCAAGATCTTTGTGGGCAGCAACGCCACGGGCACAGAGCTGCGGCACTGGTCCGACATGCTGGCCAACCCCCGGAGGCCCATCGCCCAGTGGCACTCCCTCAAGCCTGAGGAGGAGGTGGACGCGCTTCTGGGCAAGAACAAGTAG
- the SYT2 gene encoding synaptotagmin-2 isoform X2 has translation MRSIFKRNQEPIVAPATTTATMPVGPVDNSTESGGAGESKSDVFAQMKEKFFNEMNKIPLPPWALIAIAVVAGLLLLTCCFCICKKCCCKKKKNKKEKGKGMKNAMNMKDMRGGQDDDDAETGLTEGEGEGEEEKEPENLGKLQFSLDYDFQANQLTVGVLQAAELPALDMGGTSDPYVKVFLLPDKKKKYETKVHRKTLNPAFNETFTFKVPYQELGGKTLVMAIYDFDRFSKHDIIGEVKVPMNTVDLGQPIEEWRDLQGGEKEEPEKLGDICTSLRYVPTAGKLTVCILEAKNLKKMDVGGLSDPYVKIHLMQNGKRLKKKKTTVKKKTLNPYFNESFSFEIPFEQIQKVQVVVTVLDYDKLGKNEAIGKIFVGSNATGTELRHWSDMLANPRRPIAQWHSLKPEEEVDALLGKNK, from the exons ATGAGGAGCATCTTCAAGAGGAACCAGGAGCCCATTGTGGCTCctgccaccaccaccgccacAATGCCAGTCGGGCCCGTGGACAACTCCACTGAGAGTGGGGGTGCTGGGGAGAGCAAGAGCGACGTGTTTGCCCAGATGAAGGAGAAGTTCTTCAATGAGATGAACAAGATCCCCT TACCGCCCTGGGCACTGATTGCCATCGCCGTGGTCGCTGGCCTCCTGCTCCTCACCTGCTGCTTCTGCATCTGCAAGAAGTGCTGctgcaagaagaagaagaacaagaaggagaaGGGCAAGGGCATGAAGAACGCCATGAACATGAAGGACATGCGAGGCGGCCAG GACGATGATGACGCAGAGACGGGCCTGAcggagggagaaggggaaggagaggaggagaaggagccgGAGAACCTGGGCAAGCTGCAGTTCTCCCTGGACTACGACTTCCAGGCCAACCAG cTCACCGTCGGTGTCCTGCAGGCTGCGGAATTGCCCGCCCTGGACATGGGGGGCACCTCAGACCCTTACGTCAAAGTCTTCCTCCTTccagacaagaagaagaaatatgagaCCAAAGTCCACCGGAAAACCCTGAACCCTGCCTTCAATGAAACCTTCACCTTCAAG GTGCCgtaccaggagctggggggcaAAACCCTGGTGATGGCCATCTACGACTTTGACCGCTTCTCCAAACACGACATCATCGGGGAGGTGAAGGTGCCCATGAACACGGTGGACCTGGGCCAGCCCATCGAGGAGTGGAGGGACCTgcagggtggggagaaggaggag CCGGAGAAGCTGGGCGACATCTGCACCTCCCTGCGCTACGTGCCCACGGCCGGGAAGCTCACCGTCTGCATCCTGGAGGCCAAGAACCTCAAGAAGATGGACGTGGGCGGCCTTTCAG ACCCCTACGTGAAGATCCACCTGATGCAGAACGGCAAGAGGCTCAAGAAGAAGAAGACGACGGTGAAGAAGAAGACCCTGAACCCGTACTTCAATGAGTCCTTCAGCTTTGAGATCCCCTTTGAGCAGATCCAG AAGGTCCAGGTGGTGGTCACCGTGCTGGACTATGACAAGCTGGGCAAGAACGAAGCCATTGGCAAGATCTTTGTGGGCAGCAACGCCACGGGCACAGAGCTGCGGCACTGGTCCGACATGCTGGCCAACCCCCGGAGGCCCATCGCCCAGTGGCACTCCCTCAAGCCTGAGGAGGAGGTGGACGCGCTTCTGGGCAAGAACAAGTAG